In Longimicrobiaceae bacterium, one genomic interval encodes:
- a CDS encoding thiamine pyrophosphate-binding protein, whose product MAPRIGARAVCEALVREGVTTVFGYPGGTVLPIYDVLREFPLRHILVRHEQGGAHAADGFSRATGGVGVAIATSGPGAINLVTGLATAMMDSVPMVAITGNV is encoded by the coding sequence GTGGCTCCGCGCATCGGTGCGCGCGCGGTATGCGAGGCGCTGGTGCGCGAGGGGGTCACCACCGTCTTCGGCTACCCCGGCGGCACCGTCCTCCCGATCTACGACGTGCTGCGCGAGTTCCCGCTGCGCCACATCCTGGTCCGGCACGAGCAGGGCGGCGCGCACGCTGCCGACGGCTTCAGCCGCGCCACCGGAGGCGTCGGCGTGGCCATCGCCACCAGCGGACCGGGCGCCATCAACCTGGTCACCGGCCTCGCCACCGCCATGATGGACAGCGTCCCGATGGTCGCCATCACCGGCAACGT